The Candidatus Palauibacter soopunensis region GCCGCCCAAGCCCATCGTCGTCCGGGTGGACGAAGTGGGCCGCGCCGAGGCGCTGTCCTATGAGGCCGCCACCGCGCAGGCCGATCCGCTCGATCCCACGACAAAATACTTCCTGAACCGGTTCGTCCACGACTTCCACTCGCGCAGACGCGCGACGGTCCAGGAGCAATGGACGCGGAGCCTCCGGTTCCTGAGCACGGACCTCG contains the following coding sequences:
- a CDS encoding VirB8/TrbF family protein, with translation MMKRDRDAGREYAEIWGEAVQANRKLRTILTFLSASIVLGVFVLLRIAGAEPPKPIVVRVDEVGRAEALSYEAATAQADPLDPTTKYFLNRFVHDFHSRRRATVQEQWTRSLRFLSTDL